The genomic region CTCCATATTCATCAGTTATAACACCTACCTTTACTGTAAACTCTAAGCCATTTAATTCTGCAACTGAATTTAACTTACGAGCAAGGATTGCATTTTCTGAGTTATCATGTGGATGAATGTCACGTGCCGATTCCAAGATACTGCGAAGCATAGAACGACCCATTTCTCCCCAAGTATCTTCTGCTTTACTACTTTTAATACCAATTATTTGATAAATTTTGTGCTTTGCGTATGGGCCTTCAATAACGGTAAATTCTGTATTTAAATAAATGCTACCGGTAGTGGGGCTTTTAGTAAACCAATGCTCATAACCTCCAGGCTTGATTGTCATTTTTACCTTTACTATTGTACCTTTTGGCATCAATCTACTTTGCGGTTTTACAGTGTTAAAATCAGTTAATAGGTTTTGTAACATATATCACTCTCCATATTTAAATTTTAAAACTTGCTTTTAATCTTTGTAAGCAGCTTGCCTAAATGCGGTTCTTCAACCATACTCAGGCGTCCACTGCGGTCTTTAGCTGGGTATCCCCAAGGGTTTAAAGTGTGGCAAACAAAAGAGCGTTTCTCCGTTCCATCATCTCTCTTGATTCCAACCATACTGATTACTTCATCAACTATTCCAGGAATCTCACTAGCAGTTTTAGTCCCTTCGCATTGAGGTAGCCAAATTGGACGATTGAAATCATCGAGATATTGACCTAAAGTGCCAACTATGATGATGTCTTTGTCTCTGATGTGTTGAAATTGATTGAGCCAAGCCATCATTTCCTGAGCAAGTAATCCATATGCAGCTCTCATGTCCTGTTTTCCCGATCTCTCAGAAAAAGCCTCAGGTTGCATTTTTGCCCATAATAGACATAAACGTGAAGCAACGGTTATACTATCTACAAAGATGCATCGGTATTTAGAAAACTCAGGGAAAAGATCTTTGTACTTACCAGATACATGTTCATGGTGTCTTTGGCTATATGCTTGATCATACTTCAGCGCAGGATTAGGCCCCCCTATAAGACAAGCAATATCTCTAGCTTCATTCCAAGTGCGAAGACTAATTGAATCTCCTTGCCAATCTTGAACAGCAAGAAGCCCTGCTTCAAAATCAAGGCAAAGTGTTGGTTCATCTACGGTCTTTAGGAGACTTGTTTTACCAATACCATAAGGACCAAAGATGACCATTTTTACAGTTGATATTGTTTGCAATCTTTCATTATTATTCAAAATTTTAAGAACCATTATTTATCCATGCTACGATGTATATATATACAAGAAAGGCAAAAATTTTGTTCAATTTTTCTTTTTGCCTTCGTAGTAAATGGGAGAAAGTTTGGCACGTATCTTCTTGATAATATTGTTTAAAGTGGTTCTTGAAACGTTGTTCATTTTGGCAACTTCATGTAAGTTAAAAAATTTAAGTTGCTCACATATATTTTGCCATTCCTTTGGTAAAACCGAGATCATATAGTCTACATCAATGCGTTTTGTTATTTCACCCTCAAGTAGCTCTGTTACATCGATACTAATATAGTTATTGATATCGCGTTTTGCACATCGCTGTTTCTTTAACAGGTTAATAGCTTTATTTTCAGTTAATCTTGCTACAAAGGTGTTAAAGCTACTTTTATCTTCATCATACTGATCAAGGCATGGCCAAATTTCACAGAAGAGTTCTTGCTCAAGGTCTTCGTTATTCTCATCAATAAAGCACTTAGCAAGTTTTAGTCTATAGGCTTGGTATTTTACGTTTTTAACAATTATAGCTATATTTTTTAATTTCATGGTTTTCCCTAAAACAAATTAATGCTTTAAGGATGGGAGTTATTAATGCCCTTATGTAGGACAGGAGCAAAAATAAATAATACTGATGCGATTTTTAATCTATTGATATTCTGTTATTTTTTTTTGAGAATAATACCGGTGCAATTTAAAATAATACAGTTCAGGTTTTTAGAACCTATTTTGAATGGATTTCAAAGAATGGGTAGCTCAGGCTTCCTAAAGTTATATTAAAAATATATAAGAATTTCATATTTTGAAATTCAATATCACCAATTTTTAAGAAGGAAAAATGTGCTCTCTATGATCTTAAGTTCCGTTCCTAATTACTGGCTTCCTAAATCAGGAATTAGGAATCAGGAATCTAGAATTAGCCTGTATGGAGGGTTTTCACCATGCGTTCCTAAAACCGTTCCTAGGAACGGCATATCTGAAGTCCGCCAATATGGAGGATTCTAGCTTCCTAAAGCCCTTATATATAATATATATATATAATACATATATAAAAATATACACATATATAAAAACATATAAAATATAAGATTAGAATAATAAGAAAACCTCTAAAAGTAGAAAAATCATGTTTGGGATAAGTAAGGTTTTCAAATTCGAGAAAAATTTTTCAAAAATTGAAGATTTTTTGGACGAAAATTTTTCCAATCTTGTATATATATGTAACCAACAATTGAAAGGCTTAGCAAACAAACTGGCTGTAAAAGAGTTTTCATGTTAGTTGTTAAATTTCAAAGATTTTTTGGACATAATTTTTTCGAATCTTGTATATATATGTACACAACAACTGAAAGTAAATGCTCACCCTAGATCTTGGTAAACAAACTGGCTGGACTATTTTACATGATGGAATAGTACAAAGTGGAAGTAAGAGTTTTCATGTTAGCAGGTTTAGTGGTGGTGGAATGCAGTTTTTAAATTTTCGTAATTGGCTTAATGCACTTAAGTATAAATTTCCAGGTATTGAAGTTGTGTACTTTGAAGAAGTGAGAAGACACTTGGGAACTGATGCTGCACATATCTATGGAGGGTTTTTAGCACACCTTTCTGCTTGGTGTGAAGAACATCATGTGCCATACAAAGGTGTATCTGTGAAAACTATCAAACGCTTTATAACAGGCAAAGGCAATGCAAGTAAAGCTGATGTCATTGAGGCAGTACAGGAAAAGGGTTTTTGTCCAATGGATGATAATGAAGCGGACTCTTTAGCTTTAATGTTCTATGTTATGAATGTTAGTAAAGATCTTAACAGTCTAAAAATCCCATAGAAAATGGGTCCTTTTGGCCAGGCTGGAGGGTTTGGTGGCCCCGACCTCGGGCCTTCTTTAGCGTTAGACATATTTCAAATGTTAACTACTTACGAAATTATAGCTGAGCAGTGCTAAAATAAGGAGAAAAAAAAGGTGAGAATTACGCAAGCAGAATGGGCAAGGGAAAAAGGGTTTTCGAGGCAATATGTCTGTTCTTTAGTAAAAAAAGGAATAGTTGAGCTGGAAGATGGACTTATTGACCGAGAACAAGCAAATGAAGCGGTAGCAGCAATAAGAGATCCAAGTCAACCACTGAGAAGAAAAGAGCGCGGAGAAACACTTTCAACGATATTGCTAAAAACGCGAATAAAAAATGAAACCGAACGTGGTAAACTTTTGGAAGCTAAAGTGAAAGCTGAAATAGGCAAATTTGTGTCAATTGAAGAGGTAAAAACTGAAGCATTTAACGTAGCAAGAGTTGTCCGTAATAATTTGCTTAATATTCCAAATAGAGTTTCAGCATTGCTTGCATCACTGAGTGACACTGAAAAGATTCATATGGTGCTAACTGAAGAGATTACAAACTCATTACAAGAATTATCTAATACTAAATTTCAAATATAAGAAAGATTTTGAATATAAAATGGCTGATAACTTAAGTTTAGAGTTAATAAAGTGTCTCATTAATCAACCTGGATTAGATGTAAATGTTAGAGGATTAAACGGAAAAACCCCACTACATTGCGCTATAGAGTTTGACGAATTAAGTATGGTGGATTTGTTACTCACGAAGAAGAACATTAATCCTTTTGTGGAAGATAATGAAGGTAAAACATCTCTTGATTACGCCAAAGAAGAGAAAAAAGCAGAAATATTGAAAGCGTTAATTAGTAACAAATACGGGTCAGAACAAGATAGTTTACTTCATTTAGCTGCAATGATAGGTGAAGTTAATGCAGTCAGATATTTGATAGGAAAAGGTATTGACGTTAATGTACGAAATGCTCTGCATCATACGCCATTACATCTAGCAGCAGGAATAGGACATGCAGAAGTTGTAAAGATTTTGATAAGAGAAGGAAAAGCTGAAATAGATGTCTTTGATGCGCGAAATCAGACACCAATGCACTATGCAGTTAATAATAAAAAGTTAGAGATAGTAAAGTTACTGCTGAAACTTGGAGCAGATGTAAATAGTGCACGTATGGGACAAAACTCAATGAAATTGTCGCCTGTTCATATAGCTGTAAGTAATACTAATTACGATGAAAGAGACTTATGTCTTGATATTCTCAAATGCTTAATAAGGGAGCCTAATGCTCAAGTCAATTTACAAGATTACGAAAATAAAACGCCACTACATTACGCTGAAAGACTTAAAACAATAGAGGTTTTACTAACACGAGAAGATATAGACCCTCTGGTAAAAGACGATAGCGGCAAGACACCATTTGATTACGCTAAACCTGAGATAAAGAAGGCTTTGATGAGTAATAAATACGGTTCTGAAAAGAATAGTCTACTCCATTTAGCTGCACAAAGAGGAGAAATTGAGATTGTAGAGTCTATCTTAAAAGAAGAAATTGATATTGACATTTCAAATAATAAAGGTCTATCACCGATTTATCTTGCTGCAGAAAAAGGACATTTACATGTAGTAAAATTACTACTGAAAAAAGGAGCAAACTATATACCTGTTTTGCACTTAGCAATCAAGTCAAATAATTTAGAATTACTTAAAGTTTTATTTAATGAAAAAAATGGAGTGTTACTCTGCAGAGATACCGTTGTTAATTTTCCAACCCTTCATAATAAATATATAGCACAGAGAGAAATAGCAGATAAAAGGATGAAAAAACATAATAATATTATCTGCATCTGTATTACAGTCAGCGCAATAGCAGTAGCAATATATATAGGGTTAATAACAACAACAATAAGCAGTGCAATCATTTTTGCAACAATAACAGGGGTATTTGCGCTTATTATAGCACTAATGATAAGTGAGATGAGCAAAAGATATATAGAAAACGAATTTCAGAAAAAGATGTTTATGGAGCTGGAGGAGTGTAGTTCTATTGTTAATGATATTGAGATAGAACCAATTATGAGTAGATGCAGACAATGATATACGCTAGAGCTTTTTCTGAAGGCTTAAAACCAGATCCCCAGCTTAAAGTATCAGAGTGGGCAAATGAGTATCGAGTTTTAGCGCCAACTGCAGCATCAGAGCCAGGGAAATGGAGAACAGAGAGAACTCCTTATTTAAAAGAAATAATGGATTCACTATCACCATCTTCACCTGCTGAAAAAGTAGTATTTATGAAAGGAGCGCAGATTGGGGGAACAGAAGCAGGAAATAATTGGATAGGCTATATTATAGATCAAACACCAGGTCCAATGCTAGTAGTACAGCCAACAGTTGAAATGGGAAAGCGTTGGTCAAAAGGAAGATTTGCACCGTTAATAGAGAGTACACCATGTTTAAAAAGTAAAGTAAAAGACCCAAGATCAAGAGATTCAGGGAATACTGTACAAAGTAAGGAATTTCCAGGTGGAATAGTAGTAATAACTGGAGCAAATAGCAGTGTAGGACTTCGTTCTATGCCAGTAAAATATCTCTTTCTTGATGAGATTGATGCCTATCCAGGAGATTCAGGAGGAGAAGGAGATCCAGTACTGCTCAGTATTGCTCGAACTAACACTTTTGCGCGGCGAAAGATTTTTTTAGTATCAACACCAACGATTCATGGAATAAGCAGAATTGAGAAAGAATTTGAAGCAACAGATAAGAGATATTTTTTTGTACCATGTCCGCATTGTAATTACTATCAAGTTTTAAAATGGGCACAAATAAAATGGGAAGATAAAAATCCAAATACAGCACACTATATATGTATAGAATGTGGTGAAAAGATAGAAAATCATCAAAAGACAGAGATGCTTGAGCGTGGAGAATGGAGACCTACTAATAGAGTAAAAGGTGAGAAAAAAGGATTTCATCTTTCAAGTCTTTATAGTCCAGTTGGCTGGTATAGTTGGCAACAAGCAGTAGAGGACTTTCTCCATGCAAAAGAAAGTGAACAATTACTAAAAGTTTGGATAAATACCACGCTAGGAGAAACTTGGGTAGACAAAGGAGAAGTACCAGACTGGAAGCAGTTATTTAACAGAAGAGAATTTTTTCCCGTAGGCACAGTACCAAGGAGAGAAGTGGTTTTGACAGCAGGAGTAGATGTACAAAAAGATCGTTTAGAAGTAGAAGTTGTAGCCTGGGGAAAAGGCAGAGAAAATTGGTCAATAGACTACCGAGTATTTGAAGGAGATACTGGAAGAGAAGAAGTATGGGGAAAACTCTCTGAGCTCCTCAATCATCATTTTATTGGTGAAAATGGGCTGGAATACATGATAAGCATGATGGCAGTAGATGCTGGATATGCAACGCAAGAAGTATACAATTGGGTAAGAGGTCATCAAGGCTGTGGAAGAGTAATGGCAGTCAAAGGTGTAAATAAAGCTCTAGTACCACTTAGCAGTCCAAGCAGAGTAGATATAACAGTTGGTGGGCAAAAGCTGAAAAGAGGAATAAAGCTATGGCCAGTAGGAGTATCGATATTAAAGTCAGAACTTTTTCAATTACTTAATGTTTTAAAAGAAGAAGAGAAAGTGCCAGCAGGGTATTGTCATTTTCCCGAGTATGTACCTGAGTATTTTAAG from Wolbachia endosymbiont (group B) of Parapoynx stratiotata harbors:
- a CDS encoding phage terminase large subunit family protein; translated protein: MIYARAFSEGLKPDPQLKVSEWANEYRVLAPTAASEPGKWRTERTPYLKEIMDSLSPSSPAEKVVFMKGAQIGGTEAGNNWIGYIIDQTPGPMLVVQPTVEMGKRWSKGRFAPLIESTPCLKSKVKDPRSRDSGNTVQSKEFPGGIVVITGANSSVGLRSMPVKYLFLDEIDAYPGDSGGEGDPVLLSIARTNTFARRKIFLVSTPTIHGISRIEKEFEATDKRYFFVPCPHCNYYQVLKWAQIKWEDKNPNTAHYICIECGEKIENHQKTEMLERGEWRPTNRVKGEKKGFHLSSLYSPVGWYSWQQAVEDFLHAKESEQLLKVWINTTLGETWVDKGEVPDWKQLFNRREFFPVGTVPRREVVLTAGVDVQKDRLEVEVVAWGKGRENWSIDYRVFEGDTGREEVWGKLSELLNHHFIGENGLEYMISMMAVDAGYATQEVYNWVRGHQGCGRVMAVKGVNKALVPLSSPSRVDITVGGQKLKRGIKLWPVGVSILKSELFQLLNVLKEEEKVPAGYCHFPEYVPEYFKQLTAEQLVSKVVKGYTKQEWQKVRERNEVLDCRIYARAASIALGIDRWPESKWNSLSGKMESKKPKKLRQSKWLGNQNVQ
- a CDS encoding RNA polymerase sigma factor produces the protein MKLKNIAIIVKNVKYQAYRLKLAKCFIDENNEDLEQELFCEIWPCLDQYDEDKSSFNTFVARLTENKAINLLKKQRCAKRDINNYISIDVTELLEGEITKRIDVDYMISVLPKEWQNICEQLKFFNLHEVAKMNNVSRTTLNNIIKKIRAKLSPIYYEGKKKN
- a CDS encoding ankyrin repeat domain-containing protein, giving the protein MADNLSLELIKCLINQPGLDVNVRGLNGKTPLHCAIEFDELSMVDLLLTKKNINPFVEDNEGKTSLDYAKEEKKAEILKALISNKYGSEQDSLLHLAAMIGEVNAVRYLIGKGIDVNVRNALHHTPLHLAAGIGHAEVVKILIREGKAEIDVFDARNQTPMHYAVNNKKLEIVKLLLKLGADVNSARMGQNSMKLSPVHIAVSNTNYDERDLCLDILKCLIREPNAQVNLQDYENKTPLHYAERLKTIEVLLTREDIDPLVKDDSGKTPFDYAKPEIKKALMSNKYGSEKNSLLHLAAQRGEIEIVESILKEEIDIDISNNKGLSPIYLAAEKGHLHVVKLLLKKGANYIPVLHLAIKSNNLELLKVLFNEKNGVLLCRDTVVNFPTLHNKYIAQREIADKRMKKHNNIICICITVSAIAVAIYIGLITTTISSAIIFATITGVFALIIALMISEMSKRYIENEFQKKMFMELEECSSIVNDIEIEPIMSRCRQ
- a CDS encoding Holliday junction resolvase, with translation MLTLDLGKQTGWTILHDGIVQSGSKSFHVSRFSGGGMQFLNFRNWLNALKYKFPGIEVVYFEEVRRHLGTDAAHIYGGFLAHLSAWCEEHHVPYKGVSVKTIKRFITGKGNASKADVIEAVQEKGFCPMDDNEADSLALMFYVMNVSKDLNSLKIP
- a CDS encoding ATP-binding protein, which produces MVLKILNNNERLQTISTVKMVIFGPYGIGKTSLLKTVDEPTLCLDFEAGLLAVQDWQGDSISLRTWNEARDIACLIGGPNPALKYDQAYSQRHHEHVSGKYKDLFPEFSKYRCIFVDSITVASRLCLLWAKMQPEAFSERSGKQDMRAAYGLLAQEMMAWLNQFQHIRDKDIIIVGTLGQYLDDFNRPIWLPQCEGTKTASEIPGIVDEVISMVGIKRDDGTEKRSFVCHTLNPWGYPAKDRSGRLSMVEEPHLGKLLTKIKSKF